The stretch of DNA ACGCCCGCGCGCCGCACGCGGGCCGCGTCAAGACGCGCATGCTCCCCTGGCTCGACGCCGGCGAGGCGCTCCGCCTGCACCTCGCCCTTCTCGAGGACAGCCTTCGTCTCCTGAGAGCCTGCGCCGTCGCGGCGGGGGCCGCCCCCTTCGTCTCGATGAGCGAGCCCTGGGAGCCCGAGGACGCGGACGGCTGCGCGGGGATCGCCGAGGCGGCCCGGGGAATGGCGCGTCTTCCTCAGAGGGGGGCGGATCTCGGCGAACGTCTCCAGGACACCTTCCGGACGCTCCTGGCCCCGGGCCTCGGGCCGGTCGTGGTCATCGGCTCGGACAGCCCGACCCTGCCCCCGGCGCATCTGACGACGGCGCTCCAAGCGCTCGCGGGCGGCGCCGATGCCGTCCTCGGGCCGGCGGACGACGGCGGCTACTGCCTGATCGGCGCCGCGCGCGATCTGCCGGGGATGTTCGAGGCGATCCCGTGGGGAACGGAGCATGTCCTGCAGGCCACGCGCGCCGCCCTCGATCGCTGCGGCGCGCGCCTCGTCCTGCTCCCCTCCTGGCACGATGTCGACCTGCCGCGGGACCTCGAACGGCTGCGCCTCGATCTCTCATCCCGCCGCCCGGACGAAGCCGCGCCGCGGAGGACGAGCACCTTCGTGCGGGCGCTGGTCCGCGACGGCAGGCTGCCGCTCCCCCCCGCCCAGTCGCCGGGCCGACCCTAGAAATCGATCCGGAATCCGACCTGGAACCTGCGGCCGAAGCGCCTCTCCCCGTTCACTTGAAGCGGGCCGCTGGGAGTCAGGACCGCGCCGGCCGCGATGTGCGTCTGCGAGAAGGGAGTCGGCTCGTAGGTGAAGATCCGCAGGTCGTCGCGGTTGAGAAGGTTGAAGACTTCGAACGACAGCGCCGCCGACCGCCGCCCGAGCACGATCATCTTGCGCGCCTGGAGGTTGACGTCGAAGACCGGATCGTTGCGCTCGCTGTTGCGGTGCAGCTGCACGAAGCGCAGGTTC from Candidatus Dormiibacterota bacterium encodes:
- a CDS encoding TIGR04282 family arsenosugar biosynthesis glycosyltransferase — translated: MDRGGALVLYARAPHAGRVKTRMLPWLDAGEALRLHLALLEDSLRLLRACAVAAGAAPFVSMSEPWEPEDADGCAGIAEAARGMARLPQRGADLGERLQDTFRTLLAPGLGPVVVIGSDSPTLPPAHLTTALQALAGGADAVLGPADDGGYCLIGAARDLPGMFEAIPWGTEHVLQATRAALDRCGARLVLLPSWHDVDLPRDLERLRLDLSSRRPDEAAPRRTSTFVRALVRDGRLPLPPAQSPGRP